One region of Cyanobacterium stanieri LEGE 03274 genomic DNA includes:
- the ndhL gene encoding NAD(P)H-quinone oxidoreductase subunit L — MENLLSIENIDLETIITAALYLSLSGLYLLILPGGVYFYLNKRWYVASSFERGFMYFLVFFSFPGMLLLSPFLNFRPRRRELT, encoded by the coding sequence ATGGAAAATCTGTTAAGTATTGAAAACATTGACCTAGAAACAATTATCACGGCGGCTTTATATCTTAGTTTAAGTGGCTTATACCTATTAATTCTTCCTGGGGGGGTTTATTTTTATCTTAATAAACGCTGGTATGTGGCAAGTTCTTTTGAACGGGGATTTATGTATTTTTTAGTATTCTTTTCATTTCCTGGGATGTTGTTATTGAGTCCATTTCTTAATTTTCGCCCCCGTCGTCGAGAGTTAACTTAA
- a CDS encoding DUF3007 family protein, whose translation MRRIDAILIALGVFLAGGVIYFVFQVLGLDAADAGIWSQVVLVLGLIGWVSTYLIRVFTNDMTYHKQVKDYDDAFFAKQLEEMSPEEIEKLMGDKQ comes from the coding sequence ATGAGAAGAATTGACGCTATTCTAATCGCCCTCGGTGTTTTTCTGGCTGGGGGTGTAATTTATTTTGTATTTCAAGTTTTGGGTTTAGATGCGGCGGATGCTGGTATCTGGAGTCAGGTGGTGTTGGTGTTGGGTTTAATTGGTTGGGTTTCTACTTATCTAATTCGGGTGTTTACCAATGATATGACCTATCATAAGCAGGTGAAGGATTATGATGATGCTTTTTTTGCTAAACAGTTGGAAGAAATGTCCCCCGAGGAAATTGAGAAGTTAATGGGAGATAAGCAATAA
- the galE gene encoding UDP-glucose 4-epimerase GalE, with the protein MAILVTGGAGYIGSHTVKLLKDKGYDLIVLDNLVYGHQDIVEKLDVNFILGDLGDRPLLDQLFKDYDIEGVIHFAAYAYVEESMKNPAKYYQNNVVSTLNLLEAMESAGVRKMVFSSTCASYGVPEIIPIPETHPQNPINTYGYTKLVIEKMLADFQRAYGWEYVAFRYFNAAGADPDGIIGEDHHPETHLIPLILYTALGQRDSITIFGDDYNTPDGTCIRDYIHVSDLAQAHLLGLDYLLQGGKSEIFNLGNGNGFSVKEVIEASKKITQIDFNVVKGDRRAGDPPILVGSSDKARNILHWQPQYPDIETIIQHAWKWHQLRHGNH; encoded by the coding sequence ATGGCAATTTTGGTGACAGGGGGGGCTGGTTACATTGGTTCTCATACGGTAAAGTTATTGAAAGATAAGGGTTATGATTTGATTGTTCTTGATAATCTGGTATATGGTCATCAAGATATAGTAGAAAAACTTGATGTTAATTTTATTTTAGGGGATTTGGGCGATCGCCCTTTACTCGATCAATTATTTAAAGACTACGACATTGAAGGGGTAATTCATTTTGCGGCCTATGCCTATGTGGAAGAATCCATGAAAAACCCTGCTAAATATTATCAAAATAATGTGGTTTCTACCCTCAATCTTTTAGAAGCCATGGAGTCGGCGGGGGTAAGAAAAATGGTATTTTCTTCTACTTGTGCTAGTTATGGTGTGCCTGAAATTATCCCTATTCCTGAAACCCATCCTCAAAACCCCATCAATACCTATGGTTATACTAAATTAGTCATCGAAAAAATGTTGGCAGATTTTCAACGGGCATATGGTTGGGAATATGTTGCTTTTCGTTATTTTAATGCGGCGGGGGCAGACCCTGATGGTATCATCGGAGAAGATCATCACCCGGAAACTCACCTAATTCCCCTTATTCTATACACCGCTTTAGGGCAAAGGGATAGTATCACTATTTTTGGTGATGATTATAACACCCCCGATGGTACTTGTATTCGAGATTATATCCATGTAAGTGATTTAGCCCAAGCCCATCTTTTAGGGTTAGATTATCTTTTGCAAGGGGGTAAGAGTGAAATTTTTAATCTTGGTAATGGTAATGGTTTTTCTGTGAAAGAAGTGATTGAGGCTAGTAAAAAAATTACCCAAATTGATTTTAATGTGGTTAAAGGCGATCGTAGAGCAGGAGATCCACCTATATTAGTAGGTAGTAGTGATAAAGCCCGTAATATCCTCCATTGGCAACCACAATACCCAGACATTGAAACCATCATTCAACACGCTTGGAAGTGGCATCAACTCCGACATGGAAACCATTAA
- the trpA gene encoding tryptophan synthase subunit alpha, giving the protein MSSVSQCFANLKERGECALIPFITAGDPDLATTERAIALLAENGADMIELGVPYSDPLADGPVIQAAATRALQKGVNLDQVLDLVKRVVNKVSTPIILFTYYNPIFHRGAQNFLSQIAEAGVKGLVVPDLPLEEAENFLQLAEDNNIEVTLLVAPTSPMERIKAIALKSQGFIYLVSVTGVTGMRNEIQTRVKDLIAQLNSATDKPVGVGFGISEPSQATQIKEWGADGVIVGSAFVKRLANQEPEAGLKAIADFCAELKQAIK; this is encoded by the coding sequence ATGAGTTCAGTTTCTCAATGTTTTGCTAACCTCAAGGAACGGGGTGAATGTGCTTTAATTCCTTTTATTACGGCGGGTGATCCTGATTTGGCTACCACGGAAAGGGCGATCGCCCTTTTAGCTGAAAATGGGGCGGATATGATTGAATTAGGAGTGCCTTATTCTGATCCTTTGGCCGATGGCCCTGTGATTCAAGCGGCGGCTACCCGTGCTTTGCAAAAGGGAGTAAATCTTGATCAGGTGTTAGATTTGGTTAAAAGGGTGGTAAATAAGGTATCTACGCCCATCATTTTATTTACTTACTATAATCCTATTTTTCATCGTGGGGCGCAAAATTTTCTCTCCCAGATTGCCGAAGCAGGGGTTAAGGGTTTGGTAGTGCCTGATTTACCCTTAGAAGAAGCAGAAAATTTCTTGCAGTTAGCAGAGGATAATAATATTGAGGTAACTTTGTTGGTAGCACCCACAAGCCCCATGGAGAGGATAAAGGCGATCGCCCTTAAGTCTCAAGGGTTTATCTATCTTGTCAGTGTGACGGGGGTTACGGGCATGAGAAACGAAATTCAAACTAGGGTAAAAGATTTGATTGCCCAGTTAAATAGTGCCACGGATAAACCTGTAGGGGTTGGTTTTGGCATTTCTGAGCCTTCCCAGGCAACCCAAATTAAGGAATGGGGGGCCGATGGAGTCATAGTCGGTAGTGCCTTTGTGAAGCGGTTAGCTAACCAAGAGCCTGAAGCGGGTTTAAAGGCGATCGCTGATTTTTGTGCGGAATTAAAACAAGCTATAAAATAA